The following DNA comes from Candidatus Eisenbacteria bacterium.
AAAAGGATTCGGATAGCCGACGGAAAGCGCCAGCCCATCAGGTATCCTCGTGATTTCTAGAGTTCCCGGCTTCAGTTCGTAGAGAATCGTCGGGGTAGAAAGCGGGATGACACCGGCAGGAACTACCAGTCCATTGTTTGTCCGGTCAGCGATGTCCTTCGCAATCTCGTCGTTGAACGTGAGCCCATCAGCTATGAGCGCGTTGGCGTAGGTTATTGCCTGGGAAACCGTTGCGCCGTCTGCACTGATCACAGTTGACTGGGAGAGCTTGAGAGAGGCAACGTTCAAAAGGAGAGCAATGAACTGCTGTTTTGCTCTGTCAAGCATTGTCCCGCCCTTGTTTATCGTAAGGAGCTGTGTCAGGGCTTCAAGACTATCTGCCCTGCTCCCAGGTGTGCTGACTACAAAGACCACGACCGGGTTATAGATGTTTTCGTTAAAATGAATCCTGATCATCTCCATGTAGTTTGACAGACTCGAAAGGCTCTCTTGAGCCTTTCCCTTGCCAGTCAAATAGACGTTCACCTGGTGCTTCCAGTAGCCGATGGTTCTCTGGTCGGGCTTTATGGGAAGACACGTCAGAGTGAAGGCAGCGTTGACTGTCTCGCCCGTGTTCACAACGACAGTCTTTGTGTGTGCATCGGGGACGTAGCCAATCGGCGCAACAATAGTCAGATGGTAAGTGCCGGGTTCGAGCTCAACAAATGAGAATTGGCCAAGCTCATCGGTGACAGTGCTTGCAATCATGTTGTCCAGTGAATCAAAGAGGTCAACTGTGACGCCGGCAGCAGGCACAGTTGAGCTGCCGCATGTGGCAGTAACAGTCCCCAGGATGTTTCCCAGAAACCCGATTCTCGCAACAATCTCGGTCCATCCGCCTTCAGCACCGCCATTCATCACTTCACAATGCTGAACATCAGGAACCGTAAGCGGGTCTTTCCAGACAATAGTCAGGGAGAATCCTTCGAGGAACCCTCCCATGGGAATCGGGTTTGCGTACTCCGGGTCCATCCACTCGACGAACCACGGATTCGGGTCCGGGTCTGCATAGACTCCGACGTCCCAGGAAGCAGGAGACTCAGCACTTACAAAGTCCGCTCTATCACCAAGGAAATTGACTCCGTCAGAGTCGAAAAACATTAGGACACCGGCAATCACCGGGAAGAGGGAGTTGTTCACGACTTTATAATCATACTTGTAGAGCTGATTTCCAGGAGTTCCCCCCAGATACGTAAGCGTGGTCAAGACCTCGAAGGGTTGCTGTGCAGCAACAGTCCCGACGAAAAGGAAGCTGGTAGCTACGATAACTGCGAGGACCAAAAATGCTGGTAAACTAGATGCAGGCTTCATCTTACCTACCTCCTCAGATGGCGGAGCACGAGGCTCTTAGATGTCATCCCGCCCTCTCGGTTAGTGGAACTAAGTGACTCACCGGGCCCACAGGATAAAACCATGTTACCACAAATTAGACCATAAGTCAATTCTTATTCCTGCAAAGAC
Coding sequences within:
- a CDS encoding FlgD immunoglobulin-like domain containing protein gives rise to the protein MKPASSLPAFLVLAVIVATSFLFVGTVAAQQPFEVLTTLTYLGGTPGNQLYKYDYKVVNNSLFPVIAGVLMFFDSDGVNFLGDRADFVSAESPASWDVGVYADPDPNPWFVEWMDPEYANPIPMGGFLEGFSLTIVWKDPLTVPDVQHCEVMNGGAEGGWTEIVARIGFLGNILGTVTATCGSSTVPAAGVTVDLFDSLDNMIASTVTDELGQFSFVELEPGTYHLTIVAPIGYVPDAHTKTVVVNTGETVNAAFTLTCLPIKPDQRTIGYWKHQVNVYLTGKGKAQESLSSLSNYMEMIRIHFNENIYNPVVVFVVSTPGSRADSLEALTQLLTINKGGTMLDRAKQQFIALLLNVASLKLSQSTVISADGATVSQAITYANALIADGLTFNDEIAKDIADRTNNGLVVPAGVIPLSTPTILYELKPGTLEITRIPDGLALSVGYPNPFAERISFTVAIPEGFGTVRMRVFDAKGGLVSTVADGNIASGTHTFYWNGRHDSGQMAASGTYFVKVESGGKVLAGKLILSR